The Manihot esculenta cultivar AM560-2 chromosome 11, M.esculenta_v8, whole genome shotgun sequence genome includes a region encoding these proteins:
- the LOC110626075 gene encoding protein IQ-domain 26, which yields MGKATRWLKGLLGMKKDKGRDNGGDSSSSISSEKREKTRWSFGKSRRDNSVIPRDNLQVKDAAWLRSYIAETERDQNKHAIAMAVVTAAAADAAAAAAQAAMAVVRLTSNGRGTTYGSETEKWAAIKVQTVFRGFLARKALRALKGLVKMQALVRGYLVRKQAAATLHSMQALIRAQTSVRSQRARRSINKENRFQPENRPRKSIEKFDDTKSEFHSERLFASYEFDESPKIVEIKPRSRSRRAAAALSEYDDGVPYTSPLPCPIPSRISIPYYKNHQDFANSVRSNAPATPAKSVCGGSFFRPHSNFPNYMSSTKSFKAKLRSHSAPKQRAEPGPKKKLSLNEIMAARNSISSVRMHRMHKN from the exons ATGGGTAAAGCTACAAGGTGGCTAAAAGGCTTGTTGGGGATGAAGAAAGATAAAGgaagagataatggtggtgacaGTTCAAGTTCAATTTCAagcgaaaagagagagaaaacaagATGGAGTTTTGGCAAATCAAGAAGGGATAACAGTGTGATCCCTCGTGATAACCTTCAGGTGAAAGATGCTGCCTGGCTCAGATCCTACATTGCTGAGACTGAAAGAGATCAGAACAAACACGCAATAGCTATGGCAGTTGTGACGGCTGCAGCGGCCGACGCTGCAGCGGCTGCAGCACAGGCCGCGATGGCGGTAGTGAGGCTGACCAGCAATGGCAGAGGGACAACGTATGGTAGCGAGACAGAGAAGTGGGCTGCAATCAAAGTTCAAACCGTTTTCAGAGGCTTTTTG GCTCGAAAAGCTCTTCGAGCATTGAAAGGATTGGTGAAGATGCAGGCACTTGTTAGAGGCTATCTGGTCCGAAAGCAGGCTGCTGCAACTCTTCACAGTATGCAAGCTCTTATAAGAGCTCAAACTTCTGTTCGATCCCAACGTGCTCGTCGTTCTATAAACAAGGAGAATAGATTTCAACCTGAAAACCGACCACGAAAATCAATT GAAAAATTTGATGATACAAAAAGTGAATTCCACAGTGAGAGGCTGTTTGCATCTTATGAATTTGATGAAAGCCCAAAAATAGTTGAAATCAAACCCAGATCAAGATCTCGTAGAGCCGCTGCAGCATTATCAGAATATGACGACGGAGTACCTTACACATCACCTCTTCCATGTCCAATTCCATCTCGAATCTCCATACCATATTACAAAAATCATCAAGAttttgcaaactctgtcaggtCGAATGCCCCTGCAACGCCAGCCAAGAGtgtttgtggaggcagtttcttCAGGCCTCACTCAAACTTTCCTAATTATATGTCCAGCACAAAATCCTTCAAGGCCAAATTGAGGTCTCACAGTGCTCCAAAGCAGCGGGCGGAGCCAGGGCCAAAGAAGA
- the LOC110626074 gene encoding protein IQ-domain 26 isoform X1, whose protein sequence is MGKATRWLKGLLGMKKDKGRDNGGDSSSSISSEKREKTRWSFDKSGRDNSVIPRDNLQVKDAAWLRSYIAETERDQNKHAIAVAAATAAAADAAVAAAQAAMAVVRLTSNGRGTTYGSETEKWAAIKVQTVFRGFLARKALRALKGLVKIQALVRGYLVRKQAAATLHSMQALIRAQTSVRSQRARRSINKENRFQPENRPRKSIENFDDTKSEFHSERLFASYEFDESPKIVEIDTYKPRSRSRRAAAALSEYEDGVPYSSPLPCPIPARISIPYYKNHQDFDWYFTGEEFRCSTAQSTPRFANSVRSNAPATPAKSVCGDSFFRPHSNFPNYMSNTQSFKAKLRSHSAPKQRPEPGPKKKLSLNEIMAARNSISSVRMHRSCSQADEGLGL, encoded by the exons ATGGGTAAAGCTACAAGATGGCTAAAAGGCTTGTTGGGGATGAAGAAAGATAAAGgaagagataatggtggtgacaGTTCAAGTTCAATTTCAagcgaaaagagagagaaaacaagATGGAGTTTTGACAAATCTGGAAGGGATAACAGTGTGATCCCTCGTGATAACCTTCAGGTGAAAGATGCTGCCTGGCTCAGATCCTACATTGCTGAGACTGAAAGAGATCAGAACAAACACGCAATAGCTGTGGCAGCTGCGACGGCTGCAGCGGCCGACGCTGCAGTGGCTGCAGCACAGGCCGCGATGGCGGTAGTGAGGCTGACCAGCAATGGCAGAGGGACAACGTATGGTAGCGAGACAGAGAAGTGGGCTGCAATCAAAGTTCAAACCGTTTTCAGAGGCTTTTTG GCTCGAAAAGCTCTTCGAGCGTTGAAAGGATTGGTGAAGATACAGGCACTTGTTAGAGGCTATCTGGTACGAAAGCAGGCTGCTGCAACTCTTCACAGTATGCAAGCTCTTATAAGAGCTCAAACTTCTGTTCGATCCCAACGTGCTCGTCGTTCCATAAACAAGGAGAATAGATTTCAACCTGAAAACCGACCACGAAAATCAATT GAAAATTTTGATGATACAAAAAGTGAATTCCACAGTGAGAGGCTGTTTGCATCTTATGAATTTGATGAAAGCCCAAAAATAGTTGAAATCGACACATACAAACCCAGATCAAGATCACGTAGAGCCGCTGCAGCATTATCAGAATATGAAGACGGAGTACCTTACTCATCACCTCTTCCATGTCCAATTCCAGCTCGAATCTCCATACCATATTACAAAAATCATCAAGATTTTGATTGGTACTTCACTGGAGAAGAATTCAGATGCTCCACAGCACAAAGCACTCCAAGGTTCGCAAACTCTGTCAGGTCGAATGCTCCAGCAACGCCAGCCAAGAGTGTTTGTGGAGACAGTTTCTTCAGGCCTCACTCAAACTTCCCTAATTATATGTCCAACACACAATCCTTCAAGGCCAAATTGAGGTCTCACAGTGCTCCAAAGCAGCGGCCGGAGCCAGGGCCAAAGAAGAAGCTTTCGCTCAACGAAATAATGGCTGCTAGGAATAGCATAAGCAGTGTCAGAATGCACAGATCATGTTCCCAAGCCGATGAAGGTTTAGGTCTTTGA